The Pan paniscus chromosome 22, NHGRI_mPanPan1-v2.0_pri, whole genome shotgun sequence genome has a segment encoding these proteins:
- the LOC100991714 gene encoding keratin-associated protein 19-5 gives MNYYGNYYGGLGYGYGGFDDLGYGYGCGCGSFRRLGYGGGYGGYGYGSGFGGYGYRSCRPSCYGGYGFSGFY, from the coding sequence ATGAACTACTACGGCAACTACTATGGAGGCCTGGGCTACGGCTACGGAGGCTTCGATGACCTGGGCTATGGCTATGGCTGTGGATGTGGCAGCTTCCGCAGACTGGGCTATGGCGGTGGCTACGGAGGCTACGGATACGGCTCTGGCTTCGGAGGCTATGGATACCGCAGCTGCCGCCCATCATGCTATGGAGGATATGGATTCTCTGGATTTTATTGA